From the genome of Varibaculum prostatecancerukia, one region includes:
- the mgtE gene encoding magnesium transporter, which translates to MDSKLLQGLETRLHQAFQSQNLQKINQIVSAAPAREIKVLMERSNFHQRALLFRTLPKTTAIAVFDLLDPAVQADLVSALRGDHISAVVEAMDPHDRAELLDELPASVATKILAGLSPTERDLTGIVLGYPEKSVGRRMSPKFATVHPTDSVEKALAYLTKVLDNVETIYTVPVTSAEKKLVGVVSLRDIMGADKTTLIKDLMKHGDSVNATQPAEYAARMCADRHRLALPVVDQEKRLLGILPLSDALDILEYANNEDQARISGAEPLRRPYLATPIGDFVKARVVWLLVLAIGATLTIHVLETFESTIAQMVVLSVFVPLLIGTGGNTGNQAATTVTRAIALSDIKMGDGLRVISREIRVGALLGTLIGTLGFALTSIFYGPQIGAVIGLTLLSICTLAATVGGFMPLVARKFGIDPAVFANPFISTLLDASGLVIYFLIAKAVLGL; encoded by the coding sequence ATGGATTCGAAACTTTTGCAAGGCTTAGAGACAAGACTTCACCAGGCTTTTCAATCACAAAATTTACAAAAGATTAACCAGATTGTTTCTGCAGCACCTGCCCGCGAAATAAAGGTGTTGATGGAAAGATCAAACTTCCATCAACGTGCATTGCTATTTAGGACTCTTCCCAAGACCACCGCTATAGCCGTTTTTGATTTGCTGGACCCTGCCGTCCAAGCCGACCTGGTCAGTGCGCTACGCGGTGATCATATATCTGCCGTTGTAGAAGCTATGGATCCGCATGACCGGGCAGAATTGCTTGACGAATTGCCAGCGTCTGTTGCCACAAAGATTTTGGCTGGCCTCAGCCCCACCGAACGCGACCTTACCGGCATTGTACTGGGGTATCCAGAAAAATCCGTCGGACGAAGAATGAGCCCAAAATTCGCTACCGTCCACCCCACAGATAGCGTTGAAAAGGCTCTAGCCTACCTGACAAAAGTGCTTGATAACGTAGAAACTATCTACACGGTGCCCGTAACCTCAGCCGAAAAGAAACTTGTAGGCGTAGTAAGCCTTAGAGACATCATGGGCGCCGATAAAACTACCCTCATCAAGGACTTGATGAAACATGGAGATAGCGTTAACGCCACTCAACCAGCAGAATATGCGGCTCGGATGTGCGCAGATCGACACCGACTCGCCTTACCTGTCGTCGATCAAGAGAAACGGCTGCTCGGCATTCTGCCATTAAGTGACGCCCTCGACATCCTCGAATATGCCAACAACGAGGATCAAGCACGCATCTCCGGCGCAGAACCGCTTCGCAGACCTTACCTAGCCACCCCAATAGGCGACTTTGTTAAGGCCAGAGTGGTGTGGCTTTTAGTGCTAGCTATCGGAGCAACCCTAACTATTCACGTCCTAGAAACATTCGAATCCACTATCGCCCAAATGGTTGTGCTGTCAGTTTTCGTGCCCCTGCTCATCGGCACCGGCGGCAACACCGGAAATCAAGCGGCCACCACTGTCACCCGCGCCATCGCGTTGAGTGACATAAAGATGGGCGACGGGCTCAGAGTGATCTCTAGAGAAATCCGAGTCGGAGCACTATTAGGCACCCTCATCGGAACACTCGGATTTGCGCTAACCAGCATTTTTTATGGCCCACAAATAGGTGCAGTCATCGGGCTAACCCTGCTGTCTATCTGCACACTAGCTGCCACGGTCGGCGGCTTCATGCCTCTAGTGGCACGCAAGTTCGGCATCGACCCAGCAGTCTTCGCCAACCCCTTCATCTCAACGCTGCTAGACGCATCAGGTCTAGTCATCTATTTCTTGATCGCAAAAGCAGTTCTAGGACTATAG
- a CDS encoding MoaD/ThiS family protein, whose product MVTVRFFAGAAQAAGVDSARVAADANQTLREIAQAASNNDLAPILEVSSFLVDGALADGDTPLGESATNGQLDVLPPFAGG is encoded by the coding sequence GTGGTAACTGTACGTTTTTTCGCTGGCGCTGCCCAGGCAGCCGGAGTTGACAGTGCGCGGGTGGCAGCAGATGCTAACCAGACTCTGCGAGAAATCGCCCAAGCCGCCAGCAACAATGACCTGGCACCAATCCTGGAGGTTAGTTCTTTCCTAGTCGATGGTGCCCTCGCCGATGGCGACACTCCCCTCGGCGAATCCGCCACTAACGGCCAACTGGATGTCCTCCCGCCCTTTGCAGGTGGTTAG
- the xylB gene encoding xylulokinase, which produces MTLVAGIDSSTQSCKVLVIEVETGKIVRQGKMPHPEGTEVAPSSWLEAFRAAATQVGGLNDVTALAVGGQQHGMVLLDEAGKVIRPAQLWNDTKSAESAEALIKEKGANFWAQAVGSVPVASLTVSKLRWIADHEKENLNRIAAICLPHDWLTWRIRGSNDLRELVTDRSDASGTGYVDCEDGSYRYDILAHALRISEEQARKIILPRIAEPYEKVGNASAEFGGGILGPGCGDNAGAALGLNLQEGEASLSLGTSGVVAAVSSHPLRDSKSGVTCFMDATGKWLPLACTINGSQIQDYFCRILGISYAELDELAAKGETCCGGMTLLPYFAGERTPNLPEATASIFGMTPQAMTKENFARLAFEGIACHMRAALESVRAGGVTVNKAMLIGGAAKSTVLAQILADILQIPLRLPEPGEYVAKGAARQAAIVAGEVPGENWEPHFSAEIQPKEENSAWERYLPLMEKML; this is translated from the coding sequence ATGACTTTAGTAGCTGGGATAGATTCCTCAACTCAATCTTGTAAAGTTCTGGTAATCGAAGTAGAAACTGGGAAAATTGTCCGACAAGGGAAAATGCCCCATCCGGAAGGAACTGAAGTAGCTCCCAGCTCTTGGCTGGAGGCGTTTCGTGCAGCCGCTACCCAGGTGGGTGGTCTCAATGACGTCACTGCGCTCGCGGTTGGAGGACAACAGCATGGCATGGTGCTACTTGATGAAGCAGGAAAAGTAATTCGGCCGGCGCAACTTTGGAATGACACGAAATCAGCAGAAAGCGCAGAGGCTCTAATTAAAGAAAAAGGTGCCAATTTCTGGGCTCAGGCAGTTGGTTCCGTGCCAGTTGCTTCGCTTACCGTTTCAAAACTGCGTTGGATAGCTGATCATGAAAAAGAAAACTTAAACCGGATTGCAGCAATCTGTTTGCCCCATGATTGGTTGACCTGGAGAATTCGCGGATCTAATGATTTGCGTGAACTAGTTACTGATCGTTCAGATGCCTCGGGAACGGGATATGTGGATTGTGAGGACGGATCCTACCGCTATGACATTTTGGCTCATGCGCTGCGAATATCAGAAGAACAAGCGCGAAAAATAATCTTGCCGCGCATTGCGGAACCCTACGAAAAAGTAGGTAACGCCAGCGCAGAGTTTGGTGGGGGTATTTTGGGGCCCGGATGTGGGGATAACGCCGGTGCGGCTTTGGGGCTAAACCTTCAGGAGGGAGAGGCCTCGCTTTCCTTAGGAACATCCGGAGTGGTGGCGGCAGTTTCTAGCCATCCTCTTCGTGATTCGAAAAGCGGAGTTACCTGTTTCATGGATGCCACCGGAAAGTGGTTACCACTCGCGTGTACTATTAACGGTTCGCAAATACAAGACTACTTTTGTCGGATTTTAGGGATTAGTTACGCCGAACTTGATGAGCTCGCTGCCAAGGGTGAAACCTGTTGCGGGGGAATGACATTATTGCCCTATTTTGCCGGGGAACGCACCCCGAATCTTCCCGAGGCTACCGCCAGCATTTTCGGCATGACTCCCCAAGCGATGACTAAAGAGAATTTCGCCAGGCTTGCTTTCGAAGGTATAGCTTGCCACATGCGCGCAGCGCTTGAATCTGTGCGGGCTGGCGGGGTCACGGTGAACAAAGCGATGCTGATAGGGGGAGCAGCAAAATCAACGGTTTTAGCGCAGATACTTGCCGACATCTTGCAGATTCCGCTACGTCTGCCCGAACCCGGCGAATATGTTGCCAAAGGAGCCGCCCGTCAGGCCGCAATCGTTGCTGGCGAAGTTCCCGGGGAAAACTGGGAACCACATTTCAGTGCGGAAATACAACCAAAAGAAGAAAATTCCGCGTGGGAACGGTATCTACCCCTAATGGAAAAAATGCTTTAG
- a CDS encoding 1,4-dihydroxy-2-naphthoate polyprenyltransferase, whose amino-acid sequence MATGSQWIEAARPKTLPASLAPVIMGIGGAIGLGQASAGKSALALLVALFLQVGVNFSNDYSDGIRGTDAKGKRVGPQRLTGAGLAAPRTVLAAALSCYALAGICGIALCVWAGTYALIGLGVLAALAAWFYTGGKHPYGYLPGVAEVMVFAFFGLLAVQGTIWVQAHTLPWRTWVAASGIGLLSCALLLVNNLRDIPGDRQSGKNTLAVKLGDKGSRYLFACYLYAALVLGVLSFSVRWEALVFGLAMAVGVSFPMMKVLQGARGKDLIKTLKQVGQITLGYGLAVAVQWALQGL is encoded by the coding sequence ATGGCAACTGGATCGCAGTGGATTGAAGCCGCTCGTCCGAAAACTTTACCCGCCTCCTTGGCGCCGGTGATTATGGGAATCGGAGGGGCGATCGGCCTGGGACAAGCCTCAGCAGGAAAGTCAGCATTGGCGCTGCTAGTAGCCCTATTCCTCCAGGTAGGCGTGAATTTCTCTAACGACTATTCCGACGGGATTCGGGGCACCGACGCTAAAGGAAAGCGGGTAGGCCCCCAGCGCCTGACAGGAGCAGGTTTGGCGGCACCTCGCACGGTGCTAGCGGCGGCGCTTAGCTGCTATGCGCTCGCGGGAATCTGCGGAATCGCCCTTTGTGTTTGGGCAGGTACCTACGCCCTGATTGGTTTAGGGGTGCTGGCAGCCCTGGCGGCCTGGTTCTATACCGGAGGTAAGCACCCCTACGGTTATCTGCCGGGGGTAGCCGAGGTGATGGTGTTTGCCTTTTTCGGCCTATTGGCAGTGCAAGGCACCATTTGGGTACAAGCCCATACGCTGCCTTGGCGCACCTGGGTAGCTGCCAGCGGTATCGGGCTGCTTTCATGTGCGCTGTTGCTGGTTAATAATCTGCGCGATATTCCAGGGGATCGCCAGAGCGGCAAAAATACGCTAGCGGTGAAGTTAGGGGATAAGGGCTCGCGTTACTTGTTTGCCTGCTACCTATATGCGGCCTTAGTGCTGGGGGTGCTTTCCTTTAGTGTTCGTTGGGAAGCATTGGTGTTTGGGCTGGCTATGGCGGTTGGGGTGAGCTTTCCGATGATGAAAGTATTGCAGGGAGCCCGCGGTAAAGACCTGATAAAAACCTTGAAACAGGTGGGGCAAATCACCTTGGGGTATGGTCTCGCCGTCGCCGTACAGTGGGCTTTGCAGGGTTTATAG
- the moaA gene encoding GTP 3',8-cyclase MoaA, with product MGAESGGIKPPRQLLDRWGRVAKDLRISVTDRCNLRCSYCLPEDADTWIPRQDLLTPREFGRLAQVALSLGIRKVRLTGGEPLLRPDLEEIIRKIRQAFIEADLPAEIALTTNAIGLATRIDSLVEAGLGRINISLDTLDPDRYFALAKRDRFSEVAAALEKLPGSGLDPVKLNSVILDQKSLEELPDLVRFALRRGFQWRAIEFMPIGPLGGSAAVRPHASDIFRRLQECFTLTSIETDPAAPARRWNVAAGSDYPAGIIGVIASESAPFCASCDRTRLSANGRVYSCLFSLSFVDLLAPLRQGASNEELAQLWLSAQAAKPAGHTEITAERRTYSLSQIGG from the coding sequence ATGGGCGCAGAATCCGGGGGAATAAAACCTCCGCGTCAGCTACTTGACCGCTGGGGTCGGGTTGCTAAAGACCTGCGCATATCGGTTACTGATCGCTGTAATTTGCGCTGCAGCTATTGCCTACCCGAGGACGCCGACACCTGGATTCCCCGCCAGGATCTACTAACTCCCCGCGAGTTTGGGCGTCTTGCGCAAGTGGCGCTGTCACTAGGGATTCGCAAGGTTCGCTTAACCGGGGGCGAACCCCTTTTACGCCCCGATTTAGAGGAAATTATCCGCAAGATTCGCCAGGCATTCATTGAGGCTGATTTGCCTGCCGAGATTGCCCTGACTACCAACGCTATTGGTTTAGCTACCCGGATAGATTCCCTGGTAGAGGCAGGTTTAGGGAGAATCAATATTTCTTTAGATACTTTAGATCCCGACCGTTATTTTGCGCTTGCTAAGCGTGACCGATTTTCTGAGGTCGCAGCGGCTTTAGAAAAACTGCCAGGTAGCGGCCTTGACCCCGTAAAACTTAACTCGGTGATTCTGGATCAAAAATCTTTAGAGGAATTACCAGATCTGGTGCGCTTTGCGCTGCGACGCGGTTTCCAGTGGCGGGCTATCGAATTTATGCCCATTGGCCCCCTGGGCGGTTCGGCGGCTGTACGTCCTCATGCCAGCGATATTTTCCGGCGCCTGCAGGAATGTTTCACTCTCACCTCGATTGAAACCGATCCGGCCGCTCCCGCGCGCCGCTGGAACGTGGCAGCTGGCAGTGATTATCCCGCCGGCATTATCGGGGTTATTGCCTCGGAGTCAGCTCCCTTCTGTGCCAGCTGTGACCGTACGCGCCTCTCTGCCAATGGCAGAGTCTATTCCTGTCTGTTCTCCCTATCCTTTGTGGATTTGCTAGCTCCTTTGCGCCAAGGTGCCTCCAATGAAGAACTTGCTCAGCTTTGGCTGAGCGCGCAAGCAGCTAAACCCGCTGGTCACACCGAAATAACGGCGGAACGCAGAACCTATTCTCTTTCTCAGATTGGAGGCTAA
- a CDS encoding PLD nuclease N-terminal domain-containing protein: protein MAAVVIALVQILLAVYALVDCLRTEKSDLPGRLPRAFWLLIIIILPVFGPLAWIVISWASKAESPDGRVEIPRNPLEIFRGSGERSQPQEPEIPQAPDDNPDFLFSLEAKMRRERMAREAEEEARKRAEKQQKNAASGEETAGEDQNNSAEDTGEGETNPDANPPEKPSSQE from the coding sequence ATGGCTGCGGTAGTTATTGCCCTCGTACAGATTCTGCTAGCGGTATATGCGCTAGTGGATTGCTTGCGCACGGAAAAATCCGATTTACCCGGACGCCTGCCCCGCGCTTTTTGGCTGTTGATCATTATCATATTGCCGGTATTCGGCCCCCTAGCCTGGATAGTGATTTCCTGGGCGAGTAAAGCCGAAAGCCCCGACGGTCGGGTAGAGATTCCCCGCAACCCCCTAGAGATTTTCCGAGGGAGCGGGGAACGTTCGCAGCCGCAGGAACCAGAGATACCGCAGGCTCCCGACGATAATCCCGATTTCTTGTTTTCTTTAGAGGCAAAGATGCGGCGGGAGCGGATGGCGCGTGAGGCCGAGGAAGAAGCCAGAAAACGAGCGGAAAAGCAGCAGAAAAATGCGGCTAGCGGAGAAGAAACCGCTGGTGAAGACCAGAACAACTCCGCTGAGGACACTGGCGAGGGCGAAACAAATCCGGACGCAAACCCTCCGGAAAAACCTTCCTCTCAGGAATAA
- a CDS encoding SIR2 family NAD-dependent protein deacylase produces the protein MSEFIGEDRAGAQAIADLMARKKTIVVAGAGMSTDAGIPDYRGTGSSGMPTVDMDQFLGELYWQKWVWRRNQETWKTVARLQPTPGHYALARLEEAGLINCIATQNVDGLDRKAGCKNVQLLHGTFEEVQCLGCGAVFSREHIDQELRKLNPDVKDDPDPKNVAVLAAADERTARACQFNLLSCPRCGGIIKPGIVFFGEALPGEAMDRSFAAAREADVVLAVGTSLAVLTGLWVLREAWGTGAKVAVINRGPTAADSLADVRVSGGASQVLTQVAEILLD, from the coding sequence GTGAGCGAGTTTATTGGTGAAGACAGGGCGGGAGCCCAGGCTATAGCGGATTTGATGGCCAGGAAAAAGACGATCGTGGTCGCGGGCGCCGGCATGTCCACCGATGCGGGGATTCCGGATTATCGCGGCACCGGTTCTTCCGGGATGCCCACCGTCGATATGGATCAGTTCCTAGGAGAGCTTTATTGGCAAAAATGGGTGTGGCGGCGCAATCAAGAAACCTGGAAAACCGTGGCGCGGCTGCAGCCTACCCCGGGGCACTACGCTTTAGCCCGGCTAGAGGAAGCGGGGCTGATTAACTGCATCGCCACCCAAAACGTAGACGGCCTAGACCGCAAGGCAGGCTGTAAGAATGTGCAGCTGCTGCACGGTACTTTCGAGGAAGTTCAATGTTTGGGGTGCGGAGCAGTATTTTCGCGCGAACATATTGACCAGGAGTTACGCAAACTCAATCCGGACGTAAAAGACGACCCCGACCCTAAGAATGTGGCAGTTTTGGCGGCAGCCGATGAACGGACGGCGCGTGCCTGCCAGTTCAACCTGCTTTCTTGTCCGCGTTGCGGCGGGATTATCAAACCGGGAATCGTCTTTTTCGGGGAAGCATTGCCAGGTGAGGCCATGGATCGTTCTTTCGCGGCTGCGCGGGAAGCGGACGTAGTGCTGGCAGTAGGCACTTCCCTGGCGGTGCTGACGGGGCTATGGGTTTTGCGGGAAGCCTGGGGAACCGGAGCCAAAGTAGCGGTGATTAACCGGGGACCCACTGCCGCTGATTCCCTCGCAGACGTGCGGGTGTCGGGCGGCGCTTCCCAAGTATTAACCCAAGTAGCAGAGATTTTACTGGACTAA
- the tatC gene encoding twin-arginine translocase subunit TatC, which yields MPGQKKTNPQARMRVTEHLLELRKRLLLALAGIFVAAIAGWFLVTPTLNWMQAPLQAVSGQAPQLNFQTIGAAFDMRIQVSLWLGVLISAPWWIFQIGAFIAPGLKRKEKIYIVSFGLVGILLFSGGALSGMWVIPKAVSILNSFTPDGSVMLLRADSYITFFMRLVLAFGLSCLAPEILVALNFAGVMKAKTMLKGWRWAVVIAAVFSAVANPLPTAWPMILQMSVLIGLYLLAVGISAINDWIRGGGSLRGLFGKIWRKRKHSEASSAPE from the coding sequence ATGCCGGGACAAAAAAAGACTAACCCGCAAGCTCGAATGCGGGTGACTGAACATCTGCTGGAACTGCGCAAACGTTTGCTGCTGGCGCTGGCAGGTATTTTCGTAGCCGCGATCGCCGGCTGGTTCTTAGTTACTCCTACCTTAAATTGGATGCAAGCACCGCTGCAGGCGGTTAGTGGGCAGGCTCCACAATTAAACTTCCAGACGATTGGCGCCGCCTTTGATATGCGGATCCAAGTGTCCCTGTGGTTAGGGGTGCTGATTTCCGCGCCCTGGTGGATTTTCCAGATCGGGGCGTTTATCGCTCCGGGTTTAAAGCGCAAAGAAAAAATCTATATCGTCAGTTTTGGTTTAGTCGGAATCTTGCTGTTCAGCGGAGGCGCCCTCTCCGGAATGTGGGTTATCCCCAAGGCAGTTTCGATTCTGAACTCTTTCACCCCAGACGGATCCGTAATGCTGCTGCGGGCGGATTCCTATATCACCTTCTTCATGCGCCTGGTGCTGGCGTTTGGGCTGTCGTGCCTGGCGCCCGAAATCTTAGTGGCACTCAACTTTGCGGGAGTAATGAAAGCTAAAACCATGTTGAAAGGCTGGCGTTGGGCAGTAGTGATTGCCGCTGTTTTTTCGGCTGTCGCCAATCCCCTCCCCACCGCCTGGCCGATGATTCTACAAATGTCGGTGCTAATTGGACTTTACCTGCTGGCGGTAGGGATCTCCGCTATCAACGACTGGATCAGAGGCGGCGGTAGCCTGCGGGGTCTCTTCGGCAAGATTTGGCGAAAACGGAAACATTCCGAAGCTTCTTCCGCTCCTGAGTAA
- a CDS encoding histidine phosphatase family protein, with the protein MQNLTTIHLMRHGEVDNPDGILYGRLPGYHLTDLGRQMAQMSAEYLLEKGAYLDAIISSPLERAVESATPASELFELPIQTDKRLLESMNMFEGEVVNGNRAALLHPRNWPRYRNVFRPSWCEPYAVQASRVTEAVRSALHLPIADPSRLGRSADGSPIREILLVSHQLPIWSFRLFVEGRPLAHIPTRRQCALASLTSLTFLGNTLISLDYCEPAAPLLAQASDMVPGTSAAALNQGH; encoded by the coding sequence ATGCAGAATCTAACAACTATTCACCTGATGCGTCACGGGGAAGTCGATAATCCAGATGGAATTTTATACGGCCGCCTCCCCGGATATCACCTAACCGACCTCGGCAGGCAAATGGCGCAGATGAGCGCGGAATACCTCCTGGAAAAAGGCGCCTACTTAGATGCCATTATTTCTTCTCCCCTGGAGCGCGCGGTAGAGTCTGCAACTCCGGCCTCCGAGCTATTCGAGCTACCCATCCAAACCGATAAGCGTCTTTTAGAGTCCATGAATATGTTCGAGGGCGAAGTGGTTAATGGTAACCGGGCGGCTCTGCTACACCCGCGCAATTGGCCGCGCTACCGCAATGTTTTCCGTCCTTCCTGGTGTGAGCCTTATGCAGTCCAGGCCAGTCGGGTTACCGAGGCAGTGCGTTCGGCTTTACATCTGCCGATTGCCGATCCTTCCCGCCTGGGACGCTCCGCTGATGGCTCTCCGATTCGCGAAATTTTGCTGGTTTCTCACCAGCTGCCGATCTGGTCTTTCCGGTTATTTGTGGAAGGTCGCCCGCTGGCGCATATTCCTACCCGGCGGCAATGCGCTCTAGCTTCCCTCACGTCCCTTACTTTCTTGGGCAATACCCTGATTAGTTTGGATTATTGTGAACCGGCAGCGCCGCTCCTAGCTCAGGCCTCCGATATGGTGCCGGGGACTTCGGCGGCCGCCTTAAATCAAGGGCACTAG
- the tatA gene encoding Sec-independent protein translocase subunit TatA, whose protein sequence is MRPVHILILLLVLIIVFGASKLPDIARNIGKSAKVLKSELSDLSEDDTNKQVAAGTQNPQLPATPASPAPSQTSGQDPSGQVASGQSDTADPPGNK, encoded by the coding sequence GTGAGGCCAGTACATATTCTCATCCTGCTCCTGGTGTTGATCATTGTTTTTGGGGCCTCGAAGCTGCCCGACATTGCCCGCAATATCGGTAAATCTGCGAAAGTTTTGAAGTCTGAGTTATCTGACCTCAGCGAAGATGACACCAATAAGCAGGTAGCGGCAGGAACCCAAAATCCCCAACTCCCCGCCACCCCGGCCTCACCTGCGCCGTCCCAGACCAGCGGGCAAGATCCATCTGGCCAAGTCGCTAGCGGGCAGTCCGATACCGCTGACCCGCCTGGAAATAAATAG
- a CDS encoding AMP-binding enzyme produces MEILSPFHYLPIGDSSADVSTLLSTLAKYMGSSEDLPQNLRNPRLRGKQILFPFPKASGFPKELLEYETLRREVPESAALALPAPAAGAVICYSQLTIKGMAEAVNSAVGRPGRWILTSPVTEIDGIMVLARAIAVNIPPIIAAKTQPASALEIIRAIQRAQDRSAKDEAPIYLQISKAQLAELLEITPAKRTELGAVSKLIVTGLTSRDHLARTAQQAGINIVQGYGIPESCGLCVLDGKPVAGVHVATIGDRIWLSGICMMTGYLGEPGEVEFVSRGRRHWLRTKDAGHMRGPRLVIDGRLRDVISTAGVRIQASLVERVIRDLPQVEQVVVVGVPDPKWGSLVTAVIKPAPDVAEELLNPRHNLEVKTEDKPLFPQLKPVKVDPERVRKLAGLPAETEDEGPKLTPLEAAMAAMAAKIRGAKVDVVAAAETGELPAGIYEVARGTASPTDEGEIVFPAPDAAPLQPVSLPEDLDGDLEQMEIAAAELPAGFQRPDGGERPHSATVPTEDESEPSTDLAMLVRSLVTGQLDRAHAPRALVLVDKIPTDLQGNLDRAACRDLAARRVAAGEAWVR; encoded by the coding sequence ATGGAAATCCTTTCTCCTTTTCATTACCTGCCGATCGGTGATTCCTCGGCGGATGTCTCTACGTTGCTTTCGACGCTGGCAAAATATATGGGAAGCTCAGAAGATTTACCGCAGAATCTTCGCAACCCGCGTCTAAGAGGCAAACAGATTCTTTTTCCTTTCCCTAAAGCCAGCGGCTTTCCCAAGGAACTTTTAGAGTATGAAACTCTCCGCCGGGAGGTACCCGAATCCGCCGCTTTAGCACTGCCGGCTCCAGCAGCTGGCGCGGTAATCTGCTACTCGCAACTGACTATCAAAGGTATGGCGGAAGCGGTGAACTCGGCAGTCGGCAGACCGGGACGCTGGATTCTCACCTCTCCAGTCACTGAGATTGATGGCATCATGGTCTTGGCGCGGGCGATTGCGGTCAATATCCCTCCGATAATCGCCGCCAAGACCCAGCCCGCCAGCGCCCTCGAGATAATTCGGGCAATTCAAAGGGCGCAAGATCGCTCCGCAAAAGATGAAGCCCCTATTTATCTGCAGATTTCTAAAGCGCAACTGGCCGAGTTACTGGAGATTACTCCCGCTAAACGCACAGAGCTGGGCGCGGTTTCCAAGCTGATAGTTACCGGCTTGACCAGCCGCGATCACCTGGCGCGTACCGCGCAGCAAGCAGGAATCAATATCGTGCAAGGCTACGGGATTCCCGAATCCTGCGGTCTATGCGTACTGGACGGTAAACCGGTCGCGGGCGTGCATGTGGCCACTATCGGGGATCGGATTTGGCTGTCCGGAATCTGCATGATGACCGGCTATTTGGGAGAGCCGGGAGAAGTAGAGTTTGTTTCTCGAGGGCGTAGGCACTGGTTGCGTACTAAAGACGCCGGTCATATGCGCGGCCCCCGGCTGGTAATTGATGGGCGGTTACGCGATGTGATTTCCACTGCCGGAGTGCGGATTCAGGCCTCCCTGGTAGAGCGAGTTATCCGGGATCTTCCACAAGTAGAACAGGTAGTAGTGGTGGGAGTGCCCGATCCTAAATGGGGATCCCTGGTTACTGCAGTCATCAAACCGGCACCCGATGTTGCCGAGGAGCTGTTGAATCCCCGGCACAATCTGGAGGTCAAAACCGAAGATAAACCACTATTTCCCCAGTTAAAACCAGTGAAAGTTGATCCGGAGCGGGTACGGAAACTCGCCGGGCTGCCTGCGGAAACCGAAGATGAAGGACCCAAGCTAACGCCCTTAGAAGCCGCGATGGCGGCAATGGCCGCAAAGATCAGGGGAGCCAAGGTAGATGTGGTTGCTGCCGCAGAAACCGGGGAACTACCTGCGGGAATCTATGAAGTGGCGCGCGGAACCGCCAGCCCCACCGATGAGGGGGAAATCGTCTTCCCCGCCCCGGATGCCGCGCCGCTGCAGCCGGTTTCTTTACCCGAGGATCTGGACGGGGATTTAGAGCAAATGGAAATTGCGGCAGCTGAACTTCCGGCGGGATTCCAGCGGCCCGATGGGGGAGAGCGCCCGCACAGCGCCACCGTTCCTACTGAAGATGAATCTGAGCCATCGACAGATTTGGCGATGTTGGTGCGTTCCCTGGTAACCGGGCAACTGGATCGGGCACATGCCCCCCGCGCCCTGGTATTGGTAGATAAAATCCCAACTGACCTGCAAGGTAATCTTGATAGAGCAGCCTGTCGAGACTTGGCGGCGCGGCGGGTAGCAGCTGGAGAAGCCTGGGTTCGCTAA
- a CDS encoding DUF6457 domain-containing protein — translation MAGHNKKDDPEKMAQMHRWLKAVRAELQLAEDPLKAVESELLSLIGTVAHGPSRPGAPLTAFLAGYVCGEGADAQETIAQLQKLAKDQQY, via the coding sequence ATGGCTGGCCACAACAAGAAGGATGATCCGGAAAAGATGGCACAGATGCATCGCTGGTTAAAAGCAGTGCGAGCGGAACTACAACTAGCGGAGGATCCCCTAAAAGCGGTGGAATCAGAGTTACTGTCGCTGATTGGAACGGTGGCGCATGGACCCTCCCGTCCGGGAGCCCCGCTAACTGCGTTTCTTGCCGGTTATGTCTGTGGCGAAGGCGCTGATGCGCAAGAAACTATTGCTCAGCTGCAGAAATTAGCGAAAGACCAGCAATACTAG